A region from the Aegilops tauschii subsp. strangulata cultivar AL8/78 chromosome 5, Aet v6.0, whole genome shotgun sequence genome encodes:
- the LOC120964029 gene encoding uncharacterized protein has product MPMPAPAGSGWPRQGEHAARCRQREEYAARRALFLQTYRLSAPGEDDDEEAAAATGLRGRAARLLREARVAGRAAAARAACRAWVAGRASAAGAASRARSWLGAGLGSAWRGWTRRPLLRARAHGHGHLHHRSSLLGCFGGRYRYLQGFA; this is encoded by the coding sequence ATGCCGATGCCAGCGCCCGCGGGGAGCGGGTGGCCACGCCAGGGCGAGCACGCCGCGCGGTGCCGGCAGCGCGAGGAGTACGCGGCGCGCCGGGCGCTGTTCCTGCAGACCTACCGGCTGTCCGCGCCcggcgaggacgacgacgaggaggcggcCGCGGCCACGGGGCTGCGCGGGCGGGCGGCGCGTCTGCTGCGCGAGGCCCGGGTCGCCGGGAGGGCCGCGGCCGCGCGTGCGGCGTGCCGGGCGTGGGTGGCCGGCAGGGCGTCGGCCGCCGGTGCGGCGTCCCGTGCGCGGTCGTGGCTCGGGGCGGGGCTGGGCAGTGCGTGGCGCGGGTGGACGCGAAGGCCCCTgctgcgcgcgcgcgcgcacgggcacggcCACCTCCACCACCGGTCCTCCTTGCTCGGGTGCTTCGGCGGCAGGTACCGCTACCTGCAGGGCTTCGCGTGA
- the LOC109731672 gene encoding histone H4, with amino-acid sequence MSGRGKGGKGLGKGGAKRHRKVLRDNIQGITKPAIRRLARRGGVKRISGLIYEETRGVLKIFLENVIRDAVTYTEHARRKTVTAMDVVYALKRQGRTLYGFGG; translated from the coding sequence ATGTCGGGCCGCGGCAAGGGCGGCAAGGGGCTGGGGAAGGGCGGCGCCAAGCGCCACCGGAAGGTGCTCCGCGACAACATTCAGGGCATCACGAAGCCGGCGATCCGGCGGCtggcgcggcggggcggcgtgaAGCGCATCTCGGGGCTCATCtacgaggagacccgcggcgtGCTCAAGATCTTCCTCGAGAACGTCATCCGCGACGCCGTCACCTACACCGAGCACGCCCGCCGCAAGACCGTCACCGCCATGGACGTCGTCTACGCGCTCAAGCGCCAGGGCCGCACCCTCTACGGCTTCGGCGGCTAG